A stretch of the Bordetella genomosp. 8 genome encodes the following:
- a CDS encoding CorA family divalent cation transporter → MDTTVRTDPLASQQSHTRGLLTLTAGPGGLICAFRFGGGQPVRLNWADIQDGAPAGPGEFTWIHLKIADSRIHDWLEHAQDIPEAARHFLAGRDSRPRLHVTDSGVHGLLVDLKMDTEAQDDEKGVLHFFMDGTRLITVRTRALRSTDKLRRLVEEGADYDCTLNLLAGLLQCLHEGFQERLEALTDEVDDIEASVLSDRREADRSALSAVRRQLAEFRRYINPERNILGRLCTLRHEWADSDARDHLAQVIDGLHGLAGTIDALYERAKLLQEEIASQMAEEMNRNLMVLSILTALLMPGTLLSGIFGMNMADVPGLQTPGAFWWVLGLMGALGAGMLLLLKKLRLF, encoded by the coding sequence ATGGATACTACCGTTCGCACGGATCCGCTTGCCAGCCAACAAAGCCATACACGCGGCCTGCTTACCCTGACGGCCGGACCTGGCGGCCTGATCTGCGCCTTTCGTTTCGGTGGCGGGCAGCCCGTGCGGCTGAACTGGGCCGACATCCAGGACGGCGCGCCCGCCGGGCCCGGCGAATTCACCTGGATACACCTGAAGATCGCCGACAGCCGCATCCATGACTGGCTGGAGCATGCGCAGGATATCCCGGAGGCGGCGCGTCACTTCCTGGCGGGCCGCGACAGCCGTCCGCGCCTGCACGTCACCGACAGCGGCGTCCACGGCCTGCTCGTGGACCTGAAGATGGACACCGAAGCCCAGGACGATGAAAAAGGCGTGCTGCATTTCTTCATGGACGGCACGCGGCTGATCACCGTGCGTACCCGCGCGCTGCGGTCCACCGACAAGCTGCGTCGCCTGGTCGAGGAGGGTGCCGACTACGATTGCACGCTGAACCTGCTCGCCGGCCTGCTGCAATGCCTGCACGAAGGCTTCCAGGAAAGGCTGGAAGCCTTGACCGACGAGGTCGACGATATCGAGGCGTCCGTGCTGTCGGACCGGCGCGAGGCCGACCGTAGCGCGCTCAGCGCCGTGCGACGGCAACTGGCGGAATTCCGCCGCTACATCAATCCCGAGCGGAACATACTGGGCCGCCTGTGCACCCTGCGCCACGAGTGGGCCGACAGCGATGCGCGCGACCACCTGGCCCAGGTCATCGACGGGCTGCACGGTCTGGCCGGCACCATCGACGCCCTGTACGAACGCGCCAAGCTGCTGCAGGAAGAGATCGCCTCGCAGATGGCCGAAGAGATGAACCGCAACCTGATGGTGCTGTCCATCCTGACCGCCTTGCTGATGCCCGGCACCCTGCTGTCCGGCATCTTCGGCATGAACATGGCCGACGTGCCGGGGCTGCAGACCCCGGGCGCGTTCTGGTGGGTGCTGGGCCTGATGGGCGCGCTGGGCGCCGGGATGCTGCTGCTCCTGAAAAAGCTGCGCCTGTTCTGA
- the ppk2 gene encoding polyphosphate kinase 2: MNGIDEELVRRIHRDLADHYDEELELELEDRTLEELQGEAAHMPTDEEKAWRRTYFRELFRLQGELVKLQNWVVATGHKVVILFEGRDAAGKGGVIKRITQRLNPRVCRVAALPAPNDRERTQWYFQRYVSHLPAAGEVVLFDRSWYNRAGVEHVMGFCNDEQYEAFFRDVPEFEKMLVRSGIQLIKYWFSITDEEQHLRFLGRINDPLKQWKLSPMDLESRRRWEAYTRAKETMLERTHIEEAPWWVVQAVDKKRARLNCIAHLLTQMQYHEVERPGIVLPPRERHADYVRHPVPAEMMVPERY, from the coding sequence GTGAACGGGATAGACGAGGAACTGGTACGGCGCATACACCGTGACCTGGCGGACCATTACGACGAAGAACTCGAGCTGGAGCTGGAAGACCGCACGCTCGAGGAACTGCAGGGCGAAGCGGCCCACATGCCCACGGACGAGGAAAAAGCCTGGCGGCGCACCTACTTCCGCGAGCTGTTCCGCTTGCAGGGCGAACTGGTCAAGCTGCAGAACTGGGTCGTCGCCACCGGCCATAAGGTGGTCATTCTTTTCGAAGGCCGCGACGCGGCCGGCAAGGGCGGCGTGATCAAGCGCATCACACAGCGGCTGAATCCCCGCGTCTGCCGCGTGGCCGCCCTGCCCGCGCCCAACGACCGCGAGCGCACGCAATGGTATTTCCAGCGCTACGTGTCGCACCTGCCGGCCGCCGGCGAAGTCGTCCTGTTCGATCGCAGCTGGTACAACCGCGCGGGCGTCGAGCACGTCATGGGCTTCTGCAACGACGAACAATACGAAGCCTTCTTCCGCGACGTGCCCGAGTTCGAGAAGATGCTGGTCCGCTCCGGCATCCAGTTGATCAAGTACTGGTTCTCGATCACCGACGAAGAGCAGCACCTGCGCTTCCTGGGACGCATCAACGATCCGCTGAAACAGTGGAAGCTCAGCCCCATGGACCTGGAATCGCGGCGCCGTTGGGAAGCCTACACGCGCGCCAAGGAAACCATGCTGGAACGCACGCACATCGAGGAAGCCCCCTGGTGGGTGGTGCAGGCGGTCGACAAGAAGCGCGCCCGCCTGAATTGCATCGCGCACCTGTTGACGCAGATGCAGTACCACGAGGTCGAGCGTCCCGGCATCGTCCTGCCGCCGCGCGAACGCCACGCCGACTATGTGCGCCATCCGGTTCCGGCCGAGATGATGGTCCCCGAACGCTATTGA
- a CDS encoding inorganic phosphate transporter, which yields MNTASDTAALPSSHGAAHRQVARPRFDQRTGPATVAVFVGLLVIGILYSGYSLFHDVDSSNAPTTSWLPFALLGVALLIALGFEFVNGFHDTANAVATVIYTHSLPPNFAVMWSGMFNFIGVLVSSGAVAFGIISLLPVELILQVGSGAGFAMVFALLIAAILWNLATWWLGLPASSSHTLIGSIIGVGVANALMNGRDGTAGVDWAQATSVGYTLLLSPVVGFVCAALLLIVLRAFVKNQELYQEPKVDSPPPWWIRGLLILTCTGVSFAHGSNDGQKGMGLIMLILVGTVPLTYGLNRAMPANDMNRFAAVAQATQQSLAKAAPGAAPADPRKTLTTYIRTNEMNADVVPALAALTGSIGSQVGHYGTLAAVPADAVGNVRNDMYLASETISHIKKKGGAGFDHDTQANVDAFKQELDASTKFIPLWVKVAVAIALGLGTMVGWKRIVVTVGEKIGKTHLTYAQGASAEVVAMLTIGAADMYGLPVSTTHVLSSGVAGTMAANRSGLQLATLRNLALAWVLTLPAAMLLSGLLYWALRHLF from the coding sequence ATGAATACCGCATCCGACACCGCGGCGCTGCCGTCTTCCCACGGCGCCGCGCATCGCCAGGTCGCCCGTCCGCGCTTCGACCAGCGGACCGGCCCGGCCACCGTGGCCGTGTTCGTCGGCCTGCTTGTCATCGGCATCCTGTACAGCGGCTACAGCCTGTTCCACGACGTCGATTCCTCGAACGCGCCGACCACGTCCTGGCTGCCTTTCGCGCTGCTGGGCGTGGCGCTGCTGATCGCCCTGGGCTTCGAGTTCGTCAACGGCTTCCATGACACGGCGAACGCGGTCGCGACGGTGATCTACACGCATTCGCTGCCGCCGAACTTCGCGGTGATGTGGTCGGGCATGTTCAATTTCATCGGCGTGCTGGTGTCCAGCGGCGCGGTCGCCTTCGGCATTATTTCGCTGCTGCCGGTGGAATTGATCCTGCAGGTGGGGTCGGGCGCGGGCTTCGCCATGGTGTTCGCCCTGCTGATCGCCGCCATCCTGTGGAACCTGGCCACCTGGTGGCTGGGCCTGCCGGCGTCATCGTCGCATACGCTAATCGGCTCCATCATCGGCGTGGGCGTGGCCAACGCGCTGATGAACGGCCGCGACGGTACGGCCGGCGTGGACTGGGCGCAAGCCACCAGCGTCGGCTACACCTTGCTGCTGTCGCCCGTGGTGGGTTTCGTCTGCGCGGCGCTGCTGCTGATCGTGTTGCGGGCCTTCGTCAAGAACCAGGAGCTGTACCAGGAGCCCAAGGTCGACAGCCCGCCGCCCTGGTGGATCCGCGGCCTGCTGATCCTGACCTGCACGGGCGTTTCGTTCGCGCACGGCTCCAACGACGGACAGAAAGGCATGGGCCTGATCATGCTTATCCTGGTCGGCACGGTGCCGCTGACCTACGGCCTGAACCGCGCGATGCCGGCCAACGATATGAACCGCTTCGCCGCGGTGGCGCAGGCTACCCAGCAATCGCTGGCGAAGGCGGCGCCCGGCGCCGCGCCGGCCGATCCGCGCAAGACCCTGACGACGTACATCCGCACCAACGAAATGAATGCCGACGTGGTGCCCGCGCTGGCCGCGCTGACCGGCTCCATCGGCTCGCAGGTCGGCCACTACGGCACGCTGGCTGCGGTGCCCGCCGATGCCGTCGGCAACGTCCGCAACGACATGTATCTGGCCTCGGAAACCATCAGCCATATCAAGAAAAAGGGCGGCGCGGGTTTCGACCACGACACTCAGGCCAACGTCGACGCCTTCAAGCAGGAGCTGGACGCTTCCACCAAATTCATCCCCCTCTGGGTCAAGGTGGCCGTGGCCATCGCCCTGGGCCTGGGCACCATGGTCGGCTGGAAGCGCATCGTGGTCACGGTGGGCGAAAAGATAGGCAAAACCCATCTCACCTATGCGCAGGGCGCGTCCGCCGAGGTCGTGGCCATGCTGACCATCGGCGCGGCGGACATGTACGGCCTGCCGGTGTCCACCACGCACGTACTGTCCTCGGGCGTGGCCGGCACCATGGCCGCCAACCGGTCGGGGCTGCAGCTGGCGACGCTACGCAACCTGGCGCTGGCCTGGGTGCTGACGTTGCCGGCCGCGATGCTGCTGTCGGGACTGCTGTACTGGGCGCTGCGGCACCTGTTCTGA
- a CDS encoding esterase, protein MTFVDTFLETVAIRWKTAARGVLGGLAMAALAMATMAGAMAAPPTPAASPTPPAAAVPPVPPHNAAKPLTLQAQGSFFVGGREVRSDTLSTAPGRGAEGTITVDQMYVSYQIPPRARRYSITLIHGCCLTGKTWETTPDGRMGWQEYFVRKGYATYTIDQVARGRSAFDPSAINSVKMGKTAPDTLPALFAAGHEEAWTVFRFGPEYPKPYPNLAFPLEAQAELWKQLVPDWFAALPSPNPTVPNLSTLARQLRGTILMSHSQGGVYPFQTAALSTEGIAGIVAIEPTVCPAATGDLKPYTRLPILVVYGDNVEIAPRWAPRLQKCREFIDAVAKAGGNARLVELPQVGFQGNSHMLMQDRNSLKVADWLLDWIDRNVEEKPRPRAAASAG, encoded by the coding sequence ATGACGTTCGTAGACACGTTCCTGGAAACGGTCGCTATTCGATGGAAAACCGCCGCGCGCGGCGTCCTGGGCGGGCTCGCCATGGCGGCGCTGGCCATGGCGACCATGGCCGGGGCCATGGCCGCCCCACCCACGCCCGCCGCATCGCCGACGCCCCCCGCTGCCGCCGTGCCGCCCGTGCCGCCGCACAATGCGGCCAAGCCGCTGACCCTGCAGGCCCAGGGCAGCTTTTTCGTCGGCGGCCGCGAAGTGCGTTCGGATACCTTGTCGACGGCCCCCGGACGCGGCGCCGAAGGCACCATCACCGTCGACCAGATGTACGTCAGCTACCAGATACCGCCGCGCGCCAGGCGCTATTCCATCACGCTGATCCACGGCTGTTGCCTGACCGGCAAGACCTGGGAAACCACGCCGGACGGCCGCATGGGATGGCAGGAATACTTCGTCCGCAAAGGCTATGCGACGTACACCATCGACCAGGTCGCGCGCGGGCGCTCGGCCTTCGATCCCTCGGCCATCAATAGCGTGAAGATGGGCAAGACGGCGCCCGACACCCTGCCCGCCCTGTTCGCGGCGGGGCATGAGGAAGCCTGGACGGTGTTCCGCTTCGGTCCCGAGTATCCCAAGCCCTACCCCAACCTGGCCTTTCCACTGGAAGCCCAGGCCGAACTGTGGAAGCAGCTGGTGCCCGACTGGTTCGCGGCCCTGCCGTCTCCCAACCCCACCGTGCCCAATCTGTCGACCCTGGCCCGGCAACTGCGCGGCACGATCCTGATGAGCCATTCGCAAGGCGGCGTATACCCCTTCCAGACGGCCGCGCTCAGCACCGAGGGAATCGCCGGCATCGTCGCGATAGAGCCGACGGTATGCCCCGCGGCGACCGGCGATCTCAAACCCTACACACGGCTGCCTATCCTGGTGGTATACGGCGACAACGTCGAGATCGCCCCGCGCTGGGCGCCCCGCTTGCAGAAATGCCGCGAATTCATCGATGCCGTCGCCAAGGCTGGCGGCAACGCACGGCTGGTGGAATTGCCGCAGGTCGGCTTCCAGGGCAATTCCCACATGTTGATGCAGGACCGCAACAGCCTGAAGGTGGCCGACTGGCTGCTGGACTGGATCGACCGCAATGTCGAAGAAAAGCCGAGGCCGCGCGCCGCGGCTTCCGCCGGTTGA
- a CDS encoding TauD/TfdA dioxygenase family protein, whose amino-acid sequence MSAQANALPQGNKISVVPTGAALGADIVGYDMRRAPTAEALAVIEQAWADHLVLRFRGNPGLAADHLIAFSSALGPLDKRPVKGSIRGGTNDLPLEINVISNIIVDGKPIGGLGAGEAEWHSDMTYKDVPPKASCLYSLEIPPAGGGTSFVNMYKAYEDLPPALKQRVENLKCVHDASINSTGELREGYARVTDPRDTVGAIHPVVKVHPVTGRKCLFLGRRRNAYLVGLPLEESEALLDELWARSTRPEARWTQIWQVGDAILWDNRCTMHQRDAFDASSRRLMYRTQIGERLAA is encoded by the coding sequence ATGAGCGCGCAAGCAAACGCCTTACCGCAAGGAAACAAGATATCCGTGGTTCCCACCGGCGCGGCGCTGGGCGCCGACATCGTCGGCTACGACATGCGCCGCGCGCCCACCGCCGAAGCGCTCGCGGTGATCGAGCAGGCCTGGGCCGACCATCTGGTGTTGCGCTTTCGCGGCAATCCCGGCCTGGCCGCCGACCATCTGATCGCCTTCTCCAGCGCCCTGGGGCCGCTGGACAAGCGGCCGGTCAAGGGTTCGATACGCGGCGGCACCAACGACCTGCCGCTGGAAATCAACGTGATCTCCAACATCATCGTCGACGGCAAGCCCATAGGCGGCCTGGGCGCGGGCGAGGCGGAGTGGCATTCCGACATGACCTACAAGGACGTGCCGCCCAAGGCCAGTTGCCTGTATTCCCTGGAAATCCCGCCGGCCGGCGGCGGCACCAGCTTCGTCAACATGTACAAGGCCTACGAGGACCTGCCGCCCGCGCTGAAGCAGCGCGTCGAAAACCTGAAGTGCGTGCACGACGCCAGCATCAACAGCACCGGGGAGCTGCGCGAAGGCTATGCGCGCGTAACCGATCCCCGCGACACGGTGGGCGCCATTCATCCCGTGGTCAAGGTGCACCCGGTCACGGGCCGCAAATGCCTGTTCCTGGGGCGCCGCCGCAACGCCTATCTGGTGGGCCTGCCGCTGGAAGAAAGCGAAGCGCTGCTCGATGAACTGTGGGCGCGCTCCACCCGGCCGGAAGCCCGATGGACGCAGATCTGGCAGGTCGGCGACGCCATCCTGTGGGACAACCGCTGCACCATGCACCAGCGCGACGCCTTCGACGCGTCCAGCAGGCGCTTGATGTACCGCACGCAGATCGGCGAACGCCTGGCGGCGTGA
- a CDS encoding LysR family transcriptional regulator codes for MSITIKQLEAFLAVTNTLSFSKAAAIVHLSQPALSANIRRLEETIGARLFDRDTRTVALTEVGAEFAAIARGLLDNVAHGLAHIRRHAAGERGSLSLAMAPSLAASFLPGIIGAYAAAYPQVDLRLYDVLSDEAIELVRTRAVDLALTPRRDDAGDLLQRDVLMDDLVVLCADRHALAARRSITWEDLVGHPQIAKKGGSGVRHIIDREYLKRGESFVPAYEVEHVATMIGLIVAGLGYGVFPRSTTASFNMDGLMLLPFAARMRPRRRISATTLKSRSPNVAVETFVRLCREKARHAAHANSGWKG; via the coding sequence ATGAGTATCACGATCAAGCAGCTCGAGGCTTTCCTGGCGGTGACCAATACGCTGAGCTTCAGCAAGGCGGCCGCCATCGTGCATCTCTCGCAGCCGGCGCTGAGCGCGAACATACGGCGGCTTGAGGAAACGATAGGCGCCCGACTGTTCGATCGCGATACGCGTACCGTGGCATTGACCGAGGTGGGGGCCGAATTCGCCGCCATCGCGCGCGGCCTGCTGGACAACGTCGCGCACGGGCTGGCCCACATCCGCCGCCACGCCGCCGGCGAACGCGGCAGCCTGTCGCTGGCGATGGCGCCTTCGCTGGCCGCCAGCTTCCTGCCCGGCATCATCGGCGCCTATGCGGCCGCCTATCCCCAGGTCGACCTGCGGCTGTACGACGTGCTGTCGGACGAGGCCATCGAACTCGTGCGCACGCGCGCGGTGGACCTGGCGCTGACGCCGCGACGGGACGACGCCGGCGACCTGTTGCAGCGCGATGTGCTCATGGACGACCTGGTCGTGCTGTGCGCCGATCGCCATGCCCTGGCGGCGCGCCGCAGCATCACCTGGGAAGACCTGGTCGGCCATCCGCAGATCGCCAAGAAGGGCGGCAGCGGCGTGCGGCACATCATCGACAGGGAATACCTGAAGCGGGGCGAGTCTTTCGTGCCCGCCTACGAAGTCGAACACGTGGCCACCATGATCGGCCTGATCGTCGCCGGCCTGGGCTATGGCGTGTTTCCGCGGTCGACCACCGCGTCCTTCAACATGGACGGACTGATGCTGCTGCCATTCGCGGCGCGCATGCGGCCGCGCAGGCGCATATCGGCGACGACGCTGAAGTCCCGGTCCCCCAATGTCGCGGTGGAAACCTTCGTGCGCCTGTGCCGCGAGAAGGCCAGGCACGCGGCTCATGCGAATAGCGGATGGAAAGGATGA
- a CDS encoding mandelate racemase/muconate lactonizing enzyme family protein, translating into MKVEYAAVRQVAFPLTVPYKLSTGDKVVFDPYIVEIQAGGGVGWGECMVSVGYTTESRADSWQALQDMGRRIPGMTLEQARAVVDGHAARLPGVCSAMHGALDMLAGHALLRVRQDEHVPLLAPCQQDDEHALRDEIAQLVEQGFRTLKVKVGFDWRRDLERVQRIQRVAAGRATLRLDANRGYDSADGIRFAARIDPAGIELFEQPCASDDWAGNAAVAERSTVPVMLDESIYGVDDIDRAGAIPNVGYVKLKLKKIGRLDDLRAALDRIRALGMVPVLGDGVSLEIACWMEACVAVAAIDNAGEMNGFLKARERLLENPLRFQDGGILLPAGYHPIVDRAALRGHLVQEQAWHAPR; encoded by the coding sequence ATGAAAGTGGAATACGCCGCGGTGCGGCAGGTCGCTTTTCCCCTGACCGTCCCCTACAAGCTTTCGACGGGCGACAAGGTGGTGTTCGACCCGTACATCGTCGAGATCCAGGCGGGCGGCGGCGTGGGCTGGGGCGAATGCATGGTGTCCGTCGGGTACACCACCGAGTCGCGCGCCGACTCCTGGCAGGCCCTGCAGGACATGGGACGCCGCATACCGGGCATGACGCTGGAGCAGGCGCGCGCGGTGGTCGACGGTCATGCCGCGCGCCTGCCCGGGGTGTGCAGCGCCATGCATGGCGCGCTGGACATGCTGGCCGGACATGCCCTGCTGCGGGTGCGCCAGGATGAGCACGTGCCCCTGCTCGCCCCCTGCCAGCAGGACGACGAACATGCCTTGCGCGACGAAATCGCGCAATTGGTCGAGCAAGGCTTCCGCACCTTGAAGGTGAAGGTCGGCTTCGACTGGCGCAGGGACCTGGAACGGGTGCAACGCATCCAGCGCGTCGCCGCGGGTCGCGCGACCCTGCGGCTGGACGCCAATCGCGGCTACGACAGCGCGGACGGCATCCGCTTCGCCGCCCGGATCGATCCGGCCGGCATAGAACTGTTCGAACAGCCGTGCGCATCGGACGACTGGGCCGGCAATGCGGCGGTGGCCGAACGTTCGACCGTCCCGGTCATGCTGGACGAGTCCATCTACGGCGTCGACGATATCGACCGGGCCGGCGCCATTCCCAATGTGGGCTACGTCAAGCTCAAGCTGAAGAAGATCGGCCGCCTGGACGATCTGCGCGCCGCGCTGGACCGCATCCGCGCCCTGGGCATGGTGCCGGTGCTGGGCGACGGGGTGTCGCTGGAAATTGCCTGCTGGATGGAGGCCTGCGTCGCGGTCGCCGCCATCGATAACGCCGGCGAAATGAACGGCTTCCTGAAAGCCCGCGAACGGCTGCTGGAAAATCCCCTGCGCTTCCAGGACGGCGGCATCCTGCTGCCGGCCGGATACCATCCGATCGTGGACCGTGCCGCGCTGCGCGGCCATCTGGTGCAGGAGCAGGCCTGGCACGCGCCCCGGTAA
- a CDS encoding ABC transporter substrate-binding protein has protein sequence MQRRQLLGLLATAPLWSVARADDGLMPVAVNQTTIESGPLLIGNPPGIRVVRLPNGRAASAQLVGGQADAATGSETQATLSAVLQPQLRIILTLAECHYRMVGRRSAGIHRIADLRGKRVAYTPATSSEYFLLVMLQSAGLTLADVTPVKLEPEAMPPALVQGQADAMAMWEPHPQNAIDQIGKDAIVMTDPRKPPHAYFERFNLNTTTAVLNDPRRRDALVRSVKTIAEVSGELSAHPRKYWPALSKAVNAPVSVIEKAWPQFRFPARLDTESLMTVLTDMEPWAAGVQRRAPRTREELARMMDTSVARDAGR, from the coding sequence ATGCAAAGACGTCAATTGCTCGGTTTGCTGGCAACGGCCCCGCTGTGGTCGGTGGCGCGCGCGGACGATGGCCTGATGCCGGTCGCGGTCAACCAGACCACGATCGAAAGCGGCCCCTTGCTGATCGGCAATCCCCCGGGTATCCGCGTGGTGCGCCTGCCCAACGGGCGCGCGGCGTCGGCGCAGCTGGTCGGTGGCCAGGCCGACGCCGCCACCGGCAGCGAAACCCAGGCCACGCTCAGCGCGGTGTTGCAGCCGCAGTTGCGCATCATCCTGACCTTGGCCGAATGCCATTACCGGATGGTGGGCCGCCGCAGCGCCGGCATACACCGCATCGCCGATTTGCGCGGCAAGCGTGTCGCCTATACGCCGGCGACGTCTTCCGAGTACTTCCTGCTTGTCATGCTGCAATCGGCCGGCTTGACGCTGGCCGACGTCACGCCGGTCAAGCTCGAACCCGAGGCCATGCCGCCCGCCCTGGTACAGGGCCAGGCCGACGCGATGGCGATGTGGGAGCCTCACCCGCAGAATGCCATCGACCAGATCGGCAAGGACGCTATCGTGATGACAGATCCGCGCAAGCCGCCACACGCCTACTTCGAGCGGTTCAATCTGAACACCACCACCGCGGTGTTGAATGATCCGCGGCGGCGCGATGCGCTGGTGCGCTCGGTGAAGACGATCGCCGAGGTGTCCGGGGAATTGAGCGCCCATCCGCGCAAGTATTGGCCGGCCTTGTCCAAGGCCGTCAACGCGCCCGTGTCCGTCATCGAAAAAGCATGGCCGCAATTCCGCTTTCCGGCCCGGCTGGATACCGAGTCGCTGATGACGGTGCTGACCGACATGGAGCCCTGGGCGGCGGGCGTACAGCGGCGTGCGCCGCGCACGCGGGAGGAACTGGCGCGGATGATGGACACCAGCGTGGCTCGCGACGCCGGGCGATGA
- a CDS encoding Bug family tripartite tricarboxylate transporter substrate binding protein, translating to MDKQAALPGGGPCAHPPAPLIARLATRLLAHAVLALGLSVAAASARADAYPQHTINKIVPFAPGGPTDVFARVLADKLGRQLGQSVIVLNRGGAAGNIGVAQAARETPDGYTILFSTASIAVAPSVYRKLAYDANKDLQPVALVGSCPALVLVAPDGPATIQQLVSTLKAAPGKYSYATSGYASATHLVTEFFNRQAGVDAFVVPYTGSGPAHQNMIAKRHLYTFETASSAMSLVRNGSLKAIGIAASHRSPELPDVPTIAEAGIHGVDASTWNMVFVPANTPMPIVDRLNKAINAALSDPATADKLKSLVIEVTADSTPASSAAYLKSEIDRWAGIVRTSGIKTME from the coding sequence ATGGACAAGCAAGCGGCATTGCCCGGCGGCGGGCCGTGCGCACACCCGCCAGCGCCCCTGATCGCGCGCCTGGCCACACGCCTTCTGGCGCACGCCGTCCTGGCCTTGGGCCTGAGCGTCGCGGCCGCGTCGGCCCGGGCCGACGCCTACCCGCAGCATACGATCAACAAGATCGTGCCTTTCGCGCCGGGCGGTCCGACGGACGTCTTCGCCCGCGTGCTGGCCGACAAGCTCGGCCGCCAGCTCGGCCAGTCGGTGATCGTCCTGAACCGAGGCGGTGCGGCGGGCAATATCGGCGTGGCGCAAGCCGCGCGTGAGACGCCGGACGGATACACCATCCTGTTCAGCACCGCTTCCATCGCGGTTGCCCCATCCGTGTACAGGAAGCTGGCATATGACGCCAACAAGGATTTGCAGCCGGTCGCGCTGGTGGGGTCCTGTCCCGCGCTCGTGCTGGTGGCGCCCGATGGCCCCGCCACCATCCAGCAACTGGTCTCGACCTTGAAGGCGGCGCCGGGCAAGTACAGCTACGCGACGTCGGGCTACGCCAGCGCCACCCACCTGGTGACGGAATTCTTCAACCGCCAGGCGGGCGTGGACGCTTTTGTGGTGCCGTACACCGGCTCCGGTCCCGCGCACCAGAACATGATCGCCAAGCGCCATCTCTACACCTTCGAAACGGCCAGCTCGGCGATGTCGCTGGTGCGCAATGGTTCGCTGAAGGCCATCGGCATCGCGGCCAGTCACCGGTCGCCGGAACTGCCCGACGTTCCCACCATCGCGGAAGCAGGCATTCACGGCGTCGACGCATCGACGTGGAACATGGTGTTCGTGCCGGCCAACACGCCCATGCCCATCGTGGACAGGTTGAACAAGGCCATCAACGCTGCACTGTCCGACCCGGCCACCGCCGACAAGCTGAAAAGCCTGGTCATCGAGGTCACGGCGGACTCCACCCCCGCGTCTTCCGCCGCTTACCTGAAGAGCGAGATCGACCGCTGGGCCGGCATCGTACGCACGTCCGGCATCAAGACGATGGAGTAG